The Deltaproteobacteria bacterium DNA window GTAAAAAGGTTCCCTCAGACTCCCTCCAAAAACTTTTAACGCCCTGCGGTTCATCCCGATTTTGCAAGCAAAATCGGGATGAACCGCAGGGAATTAAAGTCTTTGAAGGGGGTCTGGGGGAAACTTTCTACAGAAAGTTTCCCCCAGGGTAATTAATCAGAGTTTCCTTCATATTTGGAGCGGCGCGGTGCGCAGTCCCTCGGTCTCGTCGAATCCGAAGAGGATGTTCATGTTCTGCACCGCCGCCCCTGAAGCGCCCTTCACGAGGTTGTCTATGGCCGAGACTATGACCACACGTCCCGTCCTGCCGTCGGCCCGCAGTCCTATGTCGCAGAAGTTGGAGCCCCGCACCCAGCTTATGTTTGGGAAGACCCCCTCGGGCCGCACGCGGACGAAGGGCTCGCCGTCGTAGAAGTCCCGGTAGAGTTCGAGAAGCGCCACCGTCGTGTGGGTGCCGGTGAGCGAGGCCGTCACGGTGGTGAGGATGCCCCGCGACAGGGGCAGGAGATGCGGCGTGAACGAGACCCTGACGGCGGCTCCGGCCACGTCGGAGAGGACGGCCTCTATCTCGGGCGTGTGGCGATGGACGGCGACCTTGTAGGCGCCGAAGGCCTCGTTGACCTCGCAGAAGGAGGTTGCGAGCGAGGCCGACCGCCCGGCGCCGCTAACGCCGCTCTTCGAGTCGATGACGATGGTCGAGGGGTCTACGACCTCCTCCTTGACGGCCGGCGCCAGGGCGAGCACGGCCGACGTGGGATAGCAGCCGGGATTTGCTATGAGCCTTGCGCCCTCGACGGCGCGGCGGTAGAGCTCGGGCAGGCCGTATACGGCGGAACCGAGAAGCTCGGGGGCCCTGTGCGGGGCGTACCAGGCGCGATACGTCCCGGCGTCACGGAGCCTGAAGTCGGCGCTCAGGTCGACCACCTTCCTGCCGGCCTCGATGAGCCCGGGCACGACGGCCATGGAGGCGCCGTGGGGCAGGGCGCAGAAGATGCAGTCGGCCTCTCCGAGCGGTCCTTCGAGAGAGCCGAGGACGCCGCCCTCGGCTTCCCCCTTCAATTCATCGAAGAAGAGTCCGTCGAGATAGCCCATGAGCGAGGGAAAGACCGACGATACCGGCGCCCCGGCGAACTGTCTCGACGAGGCGTAGCATACCTCCACCTTGTCATGGAGCGCCAGGATGCGCAACAGCTCAAGCCCCGTGTAGCCGCTTGCGCCGATTACGGCCGCCTTTATCATCGCCACCACCCCTTGTCCGGGAAAAAAAGAAGGGAAGGCATATGGCGGCCTCCCCCTCGTGACAAGACGTCCTTAAGCTGCGAACGCCTCAAGGAAACGCTGACTCATTTCACTGCGGGAAGCCTTCTTGAGAAGGTCTCCCGCAGAGCAATCAACCGGAGTTTCCTCAAGGGCCTATCTCTTGGAGAACTGGAACCTCGCCCGCGCGCCCCTCTGGCCGTACTTCTTCCTCTCCTTCATGCGCGGGTCCCTGGTGACGAGACCGTATTTTCGCAGGGTGGGCTTGAGGGCCGGGTCCATGGCGATAAGGGCCCTGGCGATGCCGTGTCTTACGGCCCCGGCCTGTCCCGATATGCCGCCGCCCACCACGTTGGCCTTGACGGAGAACTTGCCGACCGTGCCGGTCACCTCGAAGGGCTGGCGGACGATCATCTTGAGGGTCTCCCTGGTGAAGTACTCGTCTATGGGCCTCTTGTTGATGACGATCTCTCCCGACCCGCCGCAGAGCCTCACCCTGGCCACCGAGGTCTTGCGCCTTCCGGTGGCGCTGTAGACTTCCTGAGTCATTTACTCGATCCTCCGTTTTGTTTCAATTCCTTGCGGGGCGCCCGCCGCGGCAGCGCCGCGACACCGACTCCGCCGAACCGGCAATACCCTGTCGCTTATTCCATCGTCCGGCCCGTCCCGCGCCTTCCGCCCGGAAGCCGCGACACCGGCGAAGTCTCAGGGGGCGGCGCCATTTTCCTCGCCGCCTGCGCCCCTCAAGGCCGCGGCGTCTTCGGGGCCCGCCGATTCGATGAAGCCCTTTTCACGATGCCATTGCCCCCCAGCATGCCGTTGCCCCTGTCTGCCGTTGCCCCTGTCTGCCGTTGCCCCTGTCTGCCGTTGCCCCTCCTGCGCCGCCGTGGCGGCCAGCCGGGCTCAGTCCAGGAGCGGCCTGGGGCGCTGCGCTGCGTGCGGGTGGTCGGGACCGGCGTAGACCTTGAGCTTCCTGAAGAGCGATCTGCCGAGCGGCCCCTTGGGGAGCATGCCCCAGACGGCCTTCCTGATGGCCTCTTCTGGCTTCTCGGCGAGGAGCTTGCCCAGGGCGACAGTCCTGAGGCCGCCGGGGTAGTTGGTATGCCTGTAGTAGATCTTGTCGGTGAGCTTTCTGCCGGTGACGCTCACCTTGTCGGCGTTTACGACGACGACGAAATCGCCGGTGTCCACGCCCGGAGTGTAGACGGGCTTGTGCTTGCCCCTGAGCACCGACGCTATGGCGGCGGCGGTCCTGCCGAGGTTCTTGCCCGCCGCGTCGACGAGGTACCACTCCCTCTTCACCTCGCCGGTCTTTGCAAGATAGGTCTTCATGATCGCGGTAATCCCCTGAAGTCTTATTTGAACGAGTTATTTTAATGGGGCCGGCCGTCTCTTGTCAAGTGTTTTTGTTCTGCTGCGGTGAGCCGCGCCCCCTTGCCGTTCTCGCAGCACGGCCCGCTCGGATTCTCAAGAGGGGGATCTCCCTGCGCAATATTTTTCCCTTCCGCCCTTGACAAGCCCTGGGGTTTTTATTATAATGTTTACTCCAGTTGCGGGGTGGAGCAGTCCGGTAGCTCGTCGGGCTCATAACCCGAAGGTCGCAGGTTCGAATCCTGCCCCCGCTACCATACAGATTCTCGCACTTTGAGGTGCGATTTTAGGGGTCGGCCGTAAGGGCCGACCTTTTTTTGTTTGAAATTCTGGCGATTTTTTAATTTAATATGGCTAAGCATGTATAAGACAGCGGGAGAACAAGGCCCGGTTGTCCCCATTTTTGATAAAAGAAGGAGGCCTTCTTGTCTTGACAGTCCAAGATGTTGTGTGCTATTTATGTTCAAACCACTATATACTGTAAAACGTATAATACCATGGTAATGTTGTTCCAGACTGCAAAGCAGTTGCATCGGAAACAAATAGAGGACTTTGGTATCCCCATCTCTAAAGTCGAAAGGGCTGTACTCTATCAAAAATTTGCTGACAAACTTATCGTGAATCCCGAGCTTACTCGTGCCCTCGTATCCTACCAAGCTAATAAGAGTGCCCCGTTTTACCGCTGGCTGAAGTATAAGGAGGCCTTCTCTTCCGAGCTTGTCAAATATGTCTTGGACAGATTCCGGCCGAATGCAGGGAGGACTCCACGAGTTCTGGACCCCTTTGCAGGTGCAGGGACTACCCTGACCACTTCCTCGAAAGAAGGCTGGAAGGCAACCGGCATAGAGCTTTTGCCTATCGGAATCGCCGCTATTCGCGCCCGTCTTTCTGCAGACAAGGTCAACATCAAATCATTCAAGTACTACTTGGACCATTTGGGAAAATACTCTTTTGATATTGCATCAAATAAGTATACTTTTCCTCATCTCCGCATAACCGAGAAGGCGTTCTCGAAAAAGACAGAAAAAGCGCTTTCTTCGTACGTGGCATTTATCGAGAACATCAAAAATGAAGATACAAGGTATCTTTTCTGGTTCGCC harbors:
- a CDS encoding N-acetyl-gamma-glutamyl-phosphate reductase encodes the protein MIKAAVIGASGYTGLELLRILALHDKVEVCYASSRQFAGAPVSSVFPSLMGYLDGLFFDELKGEAEGGVLGSLEGPLGEADCIFCALPHGASMAVVPGLIEAGRKVVDLSADFRLRDAGTYRAWYAPHRAPELLGSAVYGLPELYRRAVEGARLIANPGCYPTSAVLALAPAVKEEVVDPSTIVIDSKSGVSGAGRSASLATSFCEVNEAFGAYKVAVHRHTPEIEAVLSDVAGAAVRVSFTPHLLPLSRGILTTVTASLTGTHTTVALLELYRDFYDGEPFVRVRPEGVFPNISWVRGSNFCDIGLRADGRTGRVVIVSAIDNLVKGASGAAVQNMNILFGFDETEGLRTAPLQI
- a CDS encoding 30S ribosomal protein S9, with protein sequence MTQEVYSATGRRKTSVARVRLCGGSGEIVINKRPIDEYFTRETLKMIVRQPFEVTGTVGKFSVKANVVGGGISGQAGAVRHGIARALIAMDPALKPTLRKYGLVTRDPRMKERKKYGQRGARARFQFSKR
- a CDS encoding 50S ribosomal protein L13; translated protein: MKTYLAKTGEVKREWYLVDAAGKNLGRTAAAIASVLRGKHKPVYTPGVDTGDFVVVVNADKVSVTGRKLTDKIYYRHTNYPGGLRTVALGKLLAEKPEEAIRKAVWGMLPKGPLGRSLFRKLKVYAGPDHPHAAQRPRPLLD